In one Oryzias latipes chromosome 13, ASM223467v1 genomic region, the following are encoded:
- the LOC101170609 gene encoding extracellular calcium-sensing receptor-like: MLYALEEINRSLTLLPGVKLGYQIHDSCALPAWELKAVLSMVGGNTFTCDTEAGNGMDIGQGDKPIPLIIGGSNSVTAQILSRVLGPLSVPVLSYTASCPCLSDRQQYPNFFRTMASDAYQARAVAQLAIHFNWTWIGAVIADNDYGHMAVKVFQESIQENSVCLAFVETLQRETIVSDAKRAALTIQASTAKVILIFTWYTDVIELFHQLSKLNVTDRQFLASEAWSTSGDLLQDTASHKVARGVLGVAIRSTALPGFDSYIRSLSPLLRPSDEFLREFWQKEFGCDPNTNGPTQKASLPPCKGTETLEEVQNFFTDTSQLRVTYNVYLAVYAAAHALHSLLSCPERANSPGNVSSCSFPKEIKPFELMQHLSQVNFTTPQDELFYFKGGDITAKYDLVNWQSTPQGGLRLALIGRVDGFDLHLNDTAIEWSTGTSQVPVSVCSESCAPGTRKASRKGEPICCFDCILCADGEISNQTGSLQCDHCPAEFWSNTERTVCVPRQLDFLSFNETLGVTLTAVAVSGATVTTAVFVVFLHHRQTPVVRANNSELSFLLLLSLKLCFLCSLLFIGRPSYWACRFQQAAFGISFVLCVSCLQVKTIVVLAAFRSARPGAEALMKWFGPGQQRGSVCFFTSIQVVICIIWLTLSPPIPQPDLEIPGLKVTLKCAMASVVGFSVVLGYIGLLGCTSLLLAFLARKLPDNFNEAKLITFSMLIFCAVWVAFVPAYVSSPGKYAVAVEVFAILASSFGLLFCIFAPKCFIILLRPEKNTKKHLMAR, encoded by the exons ATGCTATATGCACTGGAGGAAATCAATCGCAGTTTGACCTTGCTACCAGGTGTAAAACTGGGATATCAGATCCATGACAGCTGCGCACTTCCTGCTTGGGAACTGAAAGCTGTTCTGTCTATGGTTGGCGGAAACACTTTCACCTGCGACACAGAAGCTGGAAACGGAATGGACATCGGACAAG GTGATAAGCCCATCCCTTTGATCATTGGTGGTTCCAACTCTGTGACAGCGCAGATCCTCTCCAGGGTGCTGGGACCTCTTTCAGTTCCTGTA TTGAGTTACACAGCCAGCTGCCCCTGTCTGAGTGACAGACAACAATACCCTAACTTCTTCAGGACCATGGCCAGCGATGCTTACCAAGCCCGCGCTGTTGCCCAGCTTGCAATCCACTTCAACTGGACCTGGATTGGAGCAGTAATAGCAGATAATGATTACGGTCACATGGCAGTAAAG GTGTTTCAGGAGAGCATTCAGGAAAATAGTGTGTGCCTGGCTTTTGTGGAGACTCTCCAAAGAGAAACTATAGTAAGTGATGCCAAACGTGCAGCACTCACAATTCAGGCCTCCACGGCAAAAGTGATCCTGATCTTCACCTGGTATACCGATGTGATTGAACTCTTCCATCAACTGTCAAAGCTGaat gtgaCTGACAGACAATTTCTAGCCAGTGAGGCTTGGAGCACCAGCGGGGATCTTCTTCAAGACACAGCCTCACATAAAGTGGCAAGAGGTGTTCTTGGTGTGGCCATTCGAAGTACAGCTTTACCAGGGTTTGACAGCTACATCAGAAGTTTGAGCCCCCTTCTTCGGCCGAGTGATGAGTTCCTGAGGGAGTTTTGGCAGAAAGAATTCGGCTGTGATCCCAATACAAATGGGCCCACTCAGAAAGCTTCACTGCCACCATGCAAAGGGACAGAAACCCTGGAAGAAGTCCAAAATTTCTTTACTGACACCTCCCAGCTACGTGTAACGTATAATGTCTACTTGGCAgtttatgcagcagctcatgCACTTCACAGCCTTCTGTCCTGCCCTGAAAGAGCCAACTCTCCCGGAAATGTCTCCAGCTGCTCCTTTCCAAAAGAAATCAAACCTTTTGAG CTAATGCAGCACCTGAGCCAGGTAAACTTCACCACCCCACAGGATGAACTATTTTACTTCAAAGGGGGTGATATCACTGCAAAGTATGACCTGGTGAACTGGCAGAGCACCCCTCAAGGGGGGCTTCGTCTTGCTTTGATTGGTCGTGTGGATGGATTTGACCTGCATCTCAATGACACAGCGATAGAATGGAGCACAGGAACCAGCCAG GTGCCTGTTTCAGTGTGCAGTGAAAGCTGTGCGCCAGGCACACGGAAGGCCAGCCGAAAAGGAGAACCTATCTGTTGTTTTGACTGCATCTTGTGTGCCGATGGAGAGATTAGCAACCAAACCG GTTCCCTTCAGTGTGACCACTGTCCAGCCGAGTTCTGGTCGAACACTGAACGCACTGTCTGCGTCCCTCGCCAGCtcgactttctttctttcaacgAAACTTTGGGCGTCACTCTCACGGCCGTGGCTGTTTCCGGAGCCACGGTGACCACAGCTGTGTTTGTGGTGTTCCTTCACCACCGTCAAACTCCTGTG GTACGCGCTAACAACTCAGAGCTgagcttcctgctcctcctgtcaCTGAAGCTCTGTTTCCTCTGCTCACTGCTGTTCATTGGCCGGCCGTCTTACTGGGCCTGTCGATTCCAGCAGGCGGCTTTTGGGATCAGCTTTGTACTTTGTGTTTCCTGCCTCCAAGTGAAAACCATTGTGGTTCTGGCAGCGTTCCGCTCAGCCCGTCCCGGTGCTGAGGCTTTAATGAAGTGGTTTGGTCCAGGTCAGCAGAGAGGAAGTGTCTGCTTTTTCACTAGTATACAG GTGGTCATCTGTATCATCTGGCTAACACTTAGCCCTCCAATACCTCAACCCGACCTGGAGATCCCAGGGTTAAAAGTCACCCTGAAATGTGCAATGGCCTCCGTGGTGGGTTTCTCTGTGGTGCTGGGCTACATCGGCCTGCTCGGCTGTACAAGCCTCCTCTTGGCCTTTCTTGCTAGGAAGCTCCCTGACAACTTTAATGAGGCTAAGCTAATCACATTCAGCATGCTGATTTTCTGTGCTGTCTGGGTGGCTTTTGTCCCCGCCTATGTCAGCTCTCCTGGAAAATATGCTGTTGCTGTGGAGGTTTTTGCAATCTTGGCTTCCAGCTTTGGTTTACTATTCTGCATCTTTGCTCCAAAGTGTTTCATCATACTTTTGCGGCCCGAGAAAAACACTAAGAAGCATCTGATGGCCAGGTAG